One Paraburkholderia dioscoreae DNA segment encodes these proteins:
- a CDS encoding glucose 1-dehydrogenase — MSKLTGKVAVVTGASKGIGAAIAKALAAQGASVVVNYSSSKTGAESVVAAITAAGGKAVAVAGDVSKAADAQGIIDAAVETYGRLDILVNNSGVYEFAPIEEITEEHFHKHFNVNVLGLLLTTQAAVKHLGEGASIVNISSVVSRITPPGSAVYTATKGAVDGITGVLARELGPRKIRVNSVNPGMVATEGTHTAGILGSDFETWAVSTTPLGRIGQPDDIADVVTFLASDDARWLTGESLIASGGSR; from the coding sequence ATGAGCAAGCTCACAGGTAAAGTTGCGGTGGTAACCGGCGCGTCGAAAGGTATCGGTGCGGCTATCGCCAAGGCATTGGCGGCCCAGGGTGCCTCCGTGGTGGTGAACTATTCGTCGAGCAAGACGGGTGCGGAGAGCGTGGTCGCGGCGATTACTGCCGCGGGCGGCAAGGCGGTGGCCGTGGCAGGCGACGTGTCCAAAGCAGCGGACGCACAAGGCATTATCGATGCCGCGGTGGAAACGTATGGCCGCCTCGACATTCTCGTCAACAACTCGGGCGTGTATGAATTCGCGCCGATCGAAGAAATCACCGAAGAGCATTTCCATAAGCACTTCAACGTGAATGTGCTGGGTCTGCTGCTGACCACGCAGGCCGCGGTCAAGCATTTGGGTGAAGGCGCGAGCATCGTCAACATCAGCTCGGTGGTGAGCCGCATCACGCCGCCGGGCAGCGCGGTTTATACCGCGACCAAAGGCGCGGTGGACGGCATTACCGGTGTGCTCGCACGCGAACTCGGCCCGCGCAAGATCCGCGTCAACTCCGTGAATCCGGGCATGGTTGCGACGGAAGGCACCCATACCGCAGGCATTCTCGGTTCCGATTTCGAAACGTGGGCGGTCAGCACGACGCCGCTCGGCCGCATCGGCCAGCCGGACGATATCGCCGATGTCGTCACCTTCCTCGCTTCCGACGACGCGCGCTGGCTGACCGGAGAAAGCCTGATTGCGAGCGGCGGCTCGCGTTAA
- a CDS encoding muconate/chloromuconate family cycloisomerase yields MIATPVKIESVETILVDVPTIRPHRLSVATMNCQTLVLVRIRCADGVVGVGEGTTIGGLAYGEESPESIKVNIDTYFAPLLKGLDATRPGAAMAKLRELFQGNRFAKSALETALFDAQAQRLGVPLSELFGGRVRDCMEVAWTLASGDTKRDIDEAEQVYETKRHRVFKLKIGSRALADDVAHVVAIRKALEGRGEVRVDVNQAWTESETIWAARRFADAGVALIEQPIAAENRTGLKRLTDLAQVPIMADEALHGPADAFAIASARAADVFAVKIAQSGGLVGAAQVAGIASAANIDLYGGTMLEGAVGTMASAQLFSTFGELKWGTELFGPLLLTEEILTEPLRYENFALHLPQGPGLGITLDWDKIDRLRRDTRKGASVTTN; encoded by the coding sequence ATGATAGCAACACCCGTGAAGATCGAGAGCGTGGAGACGATTCTCGTCGACGTACCGACGATCCGTCCGCACCGCCTCTCGGTCGCAACGATGAATTGCCAGACGCTGGTGCTGGTGCGCATCCGTTGCGCCGACGGGGTAGTCGGCGTGGGCGAGGGCACCACCATCGGCGGCCTCGCTTACGGTGAGGAAAGCCCGGAAAGTATCAAGGTCAACATCGACACCTATTTCGCGCCGTTGCTCAAAGGGTTGGACGCAACGCGTCCGGGCGCCGCGATGGCGAAACTGCGCGAGCTGTTTCAGGGCAACCGCTTTGCGAAATCCGCGCTGGAAACGGCGCTGTTCGATGCGCAGGCACAGCGCCTCGGCGTGCCGCTGTCGGAACTGTTCGGCGGCCGTGTGCGCGATTGCATGGAGGTGGCGTGGACGCTCGCGAGCGGCGACACGAAGCGCGATATCGATGAAGCCGAGCAGGTGTACGAGACGAAGCGGCATCGGGTGTTCAAGCTGAAGATCGGCTCGCGCGCGCTGGCAGACGACGTGGCGCATGTCGTCGCCATCAGGAAAGCGCTGGAAGGGCGCGGCGAAGTGCGGGTCGACGTGAACCAGGCATGGACCGAATCGGAAACGATCTGGGCCGCGCGGCGTTTCGCCGACGCGGGCGTGGCACTGATCGAGCAGCCCATTGCCGCGGAAAACCGCACCGGCCTCAAGCGTCTGACCGACCTCGCTCAAGTGCCGATCATGGCCGACGAAGCGCTGCACGGTCCGGCCGATGCATTCGCGATTGCCAGCGCCCGTGCCGCCGATGTCTTCGCCGTGAAGATCGCGCAATCGGGCGGCCTCGTGGGCGCGGCGCAAGTGGCGGGCATCGCCTCGGCCGCGAATATCGACCTGTATGGCGGCACCATGCTCGAAGGCGCGGTGGGCACAATGGCTTCGGCGCAACTTTTCAGCACCTTCGGCGAATTGAAGTGGGGCACCGAACTGTTCGGCCCGTTGTTGCTGACCGAAGAAATTCTCACCGAACCGCTGCGCTACGAGAATTTTGCGCTGCACCTGCCTCAAGGTCCGGGTCTTGGCATTACGCTCGACTGGGACAAGATCGACCGCCTGCGACGCGATACGCGCAAAGGCGCCAGCGTTACCACGAACTGA
- the catC gene encoding muconolactone Delta-isomerase: MLFHVEMTVNLPVDMDAERAARLKADEKAMSQRLQQEGVWRHLWRIAGRYANISVFDVESPAHLHDVLSQLPLFPYMDVEVRALCRHASSIRDDDR; encoded by the coding sequence ATGCTGTTTCACGTTGAAATGACCGTCAATCTGCCGGTCGATATGGATGCCGAACGCGCGGCTCGCCTGAAGGCCGATGAGAAGGCGATGTCGCAAAGGCTGCAACAGGAAGGCGTGTGGCGACACTTGTGGCGGATTGCCGGGCGCTATGCGAATATCAGCGTATTCGACGTGGAGAGCCCCGCGCATCTGCACGACGTGCTGAGCCAGTTGCCGCTGTTTCCGTATATGGATGTCGAAGTGCGCGCGTTGTGCCGGCATGCGTCGTCGATTCGCGACGACGACCGGTAA
- a CDS encoding PDR/VanB family oxidoreductase — MERTTFNVRVDSVRDEAHGVRSFSVSRLDGQPFDHYEAGAHIDVTGPSGVTRQYSLCGDPDHREAHVFAVKREATSRGGSRSLHDDVTVGSELTVGAPRNLFQLAQHAREHILLAAGIGVTPLLSMAYRLLEQRQRFALHYFARSAEHAAFLQLLSRAPFSDYVTLHFGVARDQLDAVLGSCLANAREGTHLYTCGPAPFMERVVAIGETRVAPEAIHLERFAADPVSATSAQTAALDTFDVQIASSGATVRVDKDTTIVAALASIGIEVDTSCGEGVCGTCMVDVLSGTPEHRDHCLSKAERAGGKVICCCISRAASPVLVLDL; from the coding sequence ATGGAAAGAACCACCTTCAACGTGCGCGTCGACAGCGTCCGCGACGAGGCGCATGGCGTGCGCTCCTTCAGCGTGTCGCGTCTGGACGGCCAACCGTTCGACCACTACGAGGCCGGCGCGCACATCGACGTCACCGGCCCCTCCGGCGTCACGCGGCAATATTCGCTGTGCGGCGACCCGGATCATCGTGAAGCACATGTGTTTGCCGTGAAGCGCGAAGCGACTTCGCGGGGCGGCTCACGTTCGCTGCATGACGATGTCACGGTCGGCAGCGAATTGACCGTCGGTGCGCCGCGCAACCTGTTCCAGCTCGCGCAGCACGCCCGCGAACATATTCTGCTGGCCGCGGGTATCGGTGTGACGCCGCTCCTGAGTATGGCGTACCGTCTGCTCGAGCAGCGGCAGCGTTTCGCGCTGCACTATTTCGCTCGCAGCGCCGAACATGCGGCGTTTTTGCAGCTGCTTTCACGCGCGCCGTTTAGTGACTACGTGACGCTCCACTTCGGCGTTGCGCGCGACCAGCTCGATGCGGTGCTCGGCAGTTGTCTCGCGAATGCGCGCGAGGGCACGCATCTCTATACCTGCGGGCCGGCGCCTTTCATGGAACGTGTGGTGGCGATCGGCGAAACGCGCGTTGCGCCGGAGGCGATCCATCTCGAACGATTCGCGGCTGACCCGGTCTCCGCCACGAGCGCTCAGACCGCCGCGCTCGATACGTTCGACGTGCAGATCGCGAGTAGCGGCGCAACCGTGCGCGTGGACAAGGACACGACGATCGTCGCGGCGCTGGCGTCGATCGGCATTGAAGTGGATACGTCGTGCGGCGAAGGCGTCTGCGGCACCTGTATGGTCGACGTGCTGAGCGGCACACCCGAGCATCGCGACCATTGCCTGAGCAAAGCGGAACGGGCGGGCGGCAAGGTGATCTGCTGCTGCATTTCGCGCGCGGCGTCGCCGGTTCTTGTGCTGGATCTTTGA
- a CDS encoding amidase: MNEFIQTLSLGGTGPNIAIKDTIDIAGYATTAASRALADTPPAQRHAQVVERLLAAGWHIVGKTNMHELAFGMTGINDYTGTPQNPQDATRIPGGSSSGSAAAVGLKLADAALGTDTGGSIRGPAACCGVIGLKPTFGRVSRLGVAPRESTLDCVGPFARDMHMLAAAMLAIAADFDVNAAHAWQGPCKVGIVQAEATADILAAVARAADTAGCTAHTLRIEGLAAAFDAGLTVINAETSHAFGHLVASGKIGSDLDARLRAAANTTAAQVDAAEQVRRQFTAAVDHALDNADVLILPTLPALPITLEEARSGKSVIAMSSLIRPFNLSGHPALSLPLPVEGSPLKAGLQIIGRKGHDEQVCAIAARFEAALAA, encoded by the coding sequence ATGAACGAGTTTATCCAGACGCTCTCGTTAGGCGGCACAGGTCCGAACATCGCGATCAAGGACACGATCGATATCGCCGGCTATGCCACCACCGCCGCGAGTCGCGCGCTGGCCGATACGCCGCCCGCGCAGCGGCATGCGCAGGTCGTCGAGCGGTTGCTGGCGGCGGGCTGGCATATCGTCGGCAAAACGAACATGCATGAACTGGCGTTCGGCATGACCGGCATCAACGACTACACCGGCACGCCGCAGAATCCGCAGGACGCTACGCGCATTCCGGGCGGATCGTCGAGCGGGTCGGCGGCCGCGGTCGGGCTGAAGCTCGCCGACGCCGCGCTCGGCACCGACACCGGCGGTTCGATTCGCGGTCCCGCCGCATGCTGCGGCGTGATCGGATTGAAGCCCACCTTCGGGCGCGTGTCGCGGCTCGGGGTGGCGCCGCGAGAATCCACGCTCGACTGTGTGGGGCCGTTTGCACGCGACATGCACATGCTCGCTGCCGCGATGCTCGCCATTGCCGCGGATTTCGATGTGAACGCCGCGCACGCATGGCAAGGCCCGTGCAAGGTCGGTATCGTGCAGGCCGAGGCAACGGCCGACATCCTCGCAGCCGTGGCACGCGCTGCCGACACGGCCGGCTGTACCGCGCATACGCTGCGGATCGAGGGTCTCGCAGCCGCCTTCGACGCGGGCCTCACCGTTATCAATGCCGAGACTTCGCACGCGTTCGGGCACCTGGTGGCCAGCGGGAAAATCGGTTCGGATCTCGACGCGCGCCTGCGCGCGGCGGCCAACACCACCGCCGCGCAAGTCGATGCGGCGGAACAGGTGCGCCGCCAGTTCACGGCGGCGGTCGATCATGCGCTCGACAACGCCGACGTGCTGATTCTGCCCACGCTGCCCGCGCTGCCCATCACACTCGAAGAAGCGCGCAGCGGCAAGTCCGTGATCGCCATGTCGTCGCTGATCCGGCCGTTCAATCTGAGCGGGCATCCCGCGTTGAGTTTGCCGCTACCCGTCGAAGGCTCGCCGCTCAAGGCGGGGTTGCAGATAATCGGACGCAAGGGGCATGACGAGCAGGTGTGCGCAATCGCGGCGCGTTTCGAAGCCGCCCTCGCCGCTTGA
- a CDS encoding LysR family transcriptional regulator, which translates to MNSLDQVDLNLLRVFQAIVEERSLTRAGERLALSQPAISYSLGRLRTLFDDPLFIRTRAGMQPTPIALELSAIVARALDTVREALRYAEHFDPAVSTRTFRVSLSDAGELAYLPPICEALHQQAPRVRLRIEPLPVEEIEDALRASRLDFAIGNLPTLTARTRHQALFEETYVCMTRKRRGLPRTKELSLKAFLDASHVQITSVEHSHRALDDEFRAQGVGRHIALELPHFVALPSVLAVTDLFATLPRRLAQIFNRGGNFQIYELPVTLPIAAVTMHWHEHFDQDEGNVWLRNLMADIVRRFDGK; encoded by the coding sequence ATGAATTCGCTGGATCAAGTCGACCTCAACCTGCTGCGCGTTTTTCAGGCGATTGTCGAAGAGCGCAGCCTGACCCGGGCGGGCGAGCGGCTGGCGTTGTCGCAGCCCGCCATCAGCTATTCGCTGGGGCGTTTGCGCACGCTATTCGACGACCCGCTCTTTATCCGCACACGCGCCGGCATGCAGCCCACGCCGATTGCGCTGGAACTGTCGGCTATCGTGGCTCGCGCGCTGGACACGGTGCGCGAGGCGCTGCGCTACGCGGAACATTTCGACCCGGCGGTAAGCACGCGCACGTTCCGCGTATCGCTTTCGGACGCGGGCGAGCTCGCCTATCTGCCGCCCATTTGCGAGGCTTTGCACCAGCAGGCGCCGCGCGTGAGATTGCGCATCGAGCCGTTGCCGGTCGAGGAAATCGAAGACGCATTGCGTGCGAGCCGGCTCGATTTCGCCATCGGCAATCTGCCCACTTTGACCGCACGCACACGGCATCAGGCGCTGTTCGAAGAGACCTACGTATGCATGACGAGGAAGCGCCGCGGGTTGCCGCGCACGAAGGAGCTGAGCCTGAAGGCGTTTCTGGATGCTTCGCACGTGCAGATCACTTCGGTGGAGCATAGCCACCGCGCGCTCGACGACGAATTCCGCGCGCAGGGCGTCGGGCGTCATATCGCGCTGGAACTACCGCATTTCGTGGCTTTGCCGAGCGTGCTGGCCGTCACCGATCTGTTCGCCACACTGCCGCGGCGTCTTGCGCAGATTTTCAATCGCGGCGGCAATTTTCAGATCTACGAGTTGCCCGTGACCTTGCCGATCGCGGCCGTGACGATGCACTGGCACGAGCATTTCGATCAGGACGAGGGCAACGTGTGGTTGCGCAACCTGATGGCGGATATCGTGCGGCGCTTCGACGGGAAGTGA
- a CDS encoding nuclear transport factor 2 family protein, translating into MNATPATLAMLTERLAALDAESAVRRTMARYMALCDVPCSALEGESLAALFTADAIWEGIGPQYASKFGRLTGHSEILTMLTRYLPPSPHFSVNVHFLTSETIDVRGANAKGRWIMLQASSYVDAQAELIAARLEVDFAPACNGRDWLITHFRTERLFDAPWQVNARKPQT; encoded by the coding sequence ATGAACGCCACTCCCGCGACGCTTGCCATGCTGACCGAACGGCTTGCCGCGCTCGACGCCGAATCCGCGGTACGCCGCACGATGGCGCGTTATATGGCGCTATGCGACGTGCCGTGCAGCGCGCTCGAAGGCGAGTCGCTCGCCGCGCTTTTTACCGCCGACGCGATCTGGGAAGGCATCGGCCCGCAGTACGCGAGCAAGTTCGGTCGCCTGACGGGCCACAGCGAAATCCTGACGATGCTCACGCGCTATCTGCCGCCCTCGCCGCACTTCTCGGTGAACGTGCACTTTCTCACGTCGGAAACCATCGACGTGCGGGGTGCGAACGCGAAAGGCCGCTGGATCATGCTGCAGGCTTCGAGCTATGTCGATGCGCAAGCCGAACTGATCGCGGCGCGCCTGGAAGTGGATTTCGCGCCGGCCTGCAATGGCCGTGACTGGCTCATCACGCACTTTCGCACGGAACGCCTGTTCGACGCGCCGTGGCAAGTCAACGCAAGGAAACCTCAAACATGA
- a CDS encoding aromatic ring-hydroxylating oxygenase subunit alpha, whose translation MSESPYQSVDASALYQRAQSDRVAPSLYYDPAVFEAELERIFYKTWVWVAHESELPNPGDFCTTAIGRQPVIVVRDKTGAVNVLQNRCRHRGATVCEQHKGNAKGFTCPYHSWTYGLDGALRALPYGDGYEGVIDKTELPLASLRVGIYQGLIFASFNQEIEPLEAFLGGAKPWIDLFMKQGAGYPVKTNGEHRFRFNGNWKIQLENTTDLYHFPVVHKSWMKSIDDETAAAITSFMTSDEAFCRSLGNGHSLAVLMPELVDLDHDDGAPIPERFEELAASLAKDHTPDEVRRIVRSLMGVGFNLNLFPNLALSMAFFRVLRPISANETEIRHVALAMDGGPEEANRVRLRIHEHFQGPFGFGSPDDAEAWERVQRGSHAGPDLPILVNRGLNRESTAPNGEKTAHATDETGMREAYAQWRTMMEQA comes from the coding sequence ATGAGCGAATCCCCGTATCAGAGCGTCGACGCGAGCGCGTTGTATCAGCGCGCGCAGTCCGATCGCGTGGCCCCGTCGCTGTACTACGACCCGGCCGTTTTCGAAGCGGAACTCGAACGCATTTTCTACAAGACATGGGTCTGGGTCGCGCACGAAAGCGAATTGCCGAATCCGGGCGACTTCTGCACCACCGCGATCGGCCGTCAGCCGGTGATCGTGGTGCGCGACAAGACCGGCGCGGTCAACGTCTTGCAGAACCGCTGCCGCCACCGCGGCGCAACCGTCTGCGAACAGCACAAGGGCAACGCGAAAGGCTTCACCTGCCCTTATCACAGCTGGACCTATGGTCTCGACGGCGCGTTGCGCGCGCTGCCGTACGGCGACGGTTACGAAGGCGTGATCGACAAGACCGAGCTGCCGCTCGCCAGTCTGCGCGTGGGCATCTATCAAGGCCTGATTTTCGCGAGCTTCAATCAGGAGATCGAGCCGCTCGAAGCATTCCTCGGCGGCGCGAAACCGTGGATCGACCTGTTCATGAAGCAAGGCGCCGGCTATCCGGTCAAGACCAACGGCGAGCATCGCTTCCGCTTCAACGGCAACTGGAAGATCCAGCTCGAGAACACCACGGATCTGTATCACTTCCCCGTGGTTCACAAGTCGTGGATGAAATCGATCGACGACGAAACCGCCGCCGCGATCACGAGCTTCATGACGAGCGACGAGGCCTTCTGCCGCTCGCTCGGCAACGGCCACAGCCTCGCGGTGCTGATGCCGGAACTCGTCGATCTCGACCACGATGACGGCGCGCCGATCCCCGAGCGCTTCGAAGAACTCGCCGCGTCGCTCGCGAAGGACCACACGCCGGACGAAGTGCGTCGTATCGTGCGCTCGCTGATGGGCGTCGGCTTCAATCTGAATCTGTTTCCGAACCTCGCGCTGTCGATGGCGTTTTTCCGCGTACTACGGCCCATTTCCGCGAACGAAACCGAGATCCGTCACGTCGCCCTCGCAATGGACGGCGGCCCCGAGGAAGCGAACCGCGTACGCCTGCGCATTCACGAACACTTCCAGGGCCCGTTCGGTTTCGGCAGTCCGGACGACGCCGAAGCGTGGGAGCGCGTGCAGCGCGGCTCGCACGCCGGCCCCGATCTGCCGATTCTGGTGAACCGCGGCCTGAATCGCGAGAGCACGGCGCCGAATGGCGAAAAAACCGCCCACGCCACGGACGAAACCGGCATGCGCGAAGCGTACGCGCAATGGCGCACGATGATGGAGCAGGCATGA
- the catA gene encoding catechol 1,2-dioxygenase — protein sequence MNRQAIDALLQKINDSATHAGNPRTRQIVNRIVQDLFYTIEDFDVQPAEFWTALNYLGDAGKSGELGLLAAGLGFEHFLDLRLDEAEAKAGIEGGTPRTIEGPLYVAGAPLSEGHARLDDGTDPGQTLIMRGRVLGEDGKPLAHALVEVWHANHLGNYSYFDKSQPAFNLRRSIRTDTEGRYSFRSVVPVGYSVPPQGQTQLLLDQLGRHGHRPAHIHFFVSAPGFRKLTTQINIDGDPYLWDDFAFATRDGLVPAVKQAEGAEGKPYGVDGNFALIDFDFTLFKERDNLPDAEVERLRAEA from the coding sequence ATGAACAGGCAAGCTATCGACGCGTTGCTCCAGAAGATCAACGACAGCGCCACCCACGCAGGCAATCCGCGCACCAGGCAGATCGTCAACCGGATCGTGCAGGATCTGTTCTATACGATCGAAGACTTCGACGTGCAGCCCGCCGAATTCTGGACCGCGCTGAACTATCTCGGCGACGCGGGCAAGAGCGGCGAGCTCGGCCTGCTGGCCGCGGGGCTGGGCTTCGAGCATTTTCTCGATCTGCGTCTGGATGAAGCGGAGGCAAAGGCCGGCATCGAAGGCGGCACGCCGCGCACCATCGAAGGTCCGTTGTACGTGGCCGGCGCGCCGCTCTCCGAAGGGCATGCGCGGCTCGACGACGGCACCGATCCGGGTCAGACGCTGATCATGCGCGGCCGCGTGCTGGGCGAAGACGGCAAGCCTTTGGCGCACGCGCTCGTGGAAGTGTGGCACGCGAATCATCTCGGCAACTACTCGTACTTCGACAAATCGCAACCGGCCTTCAATCTGCGCCGCTCGATCCGCACCGACACAGAAGGCAGGTACAGCTTCCGCAGCGTCGTGCCGGTCGGCTATAGCGTGCCGCCGCAAGGGCAGACACAGTTGCTGCTCGATCAGCTCGGCCGTCATGGGCATCGTCCGGCGCATATTCACTTTTTCGTTTCCGCGCCGGGGTTCCGCAAGCTGACCACGCAGATCAACATCGACGGCGATCCGTATCTGTGGGACGACTTCGCGTTCGCCACGCGCGACGGACTCGTGCCGGCGGTCAAGCAGGCCGAGGGTGCCGAAGGAAAACCGTATGGCGTGGACGGCAATTTCGCGCTGATCGATTTCGACTTCACGCTGTTCAAGGAACGCGACAACCTGCCGGATGCCGAAGTGGAGCGCCTGCGCGCTGAAGCCTGA
- a CDS encoding aromatic-ring-hydroxylating dioxygenase subunit beta, producing the protein MMDDRNTLFSQKTFTGAIELIWREAELLDRKDYREWLSLWDPTGFYVVPIEHDTTDFAATLNYAYDDQDMREKRVQRMTSGYSVSAADAARTVRTVSRFTLTSEAGDEVTVNSAQVIVAFKRGKSTLFAADLTHRISFASGEPRIVQKVIRLIDSTEALSAIGFLL; encoded by the coding sequence ATGATGGACGACAGGAACACGCTGTTTTCGCAGAAGACTTTCACTGGCGCGATCGAACTCATCTGGCGCGAAGCGGAACTGCTGGACCGCAAGGACTATCGCGAGTGGCTGTCGCTGTGGGATCCCACGGGCTTCTACGTGGTGCCGATCGAGCACGACACCACCGACTTCGCCGCCACGCTGAACTATGCCTACGACGATCAGGACATGCGCGAAAAACGCGTGCAGCGCATGACGTCCGGCTATTCGGTATCGGCCGCCGACGCGGCCCGCACCGTGCGCACCGTGTCGCGTTTCACGCTCACCAGCGAAGCGGGCGACGAAGTCACGGTGAATTCGGCGCAAGTGATCGTCGCCTTCAAGCGCGGCAAGTCGACGCTGTTCGCGGCGGACCTCACGCATCGCATCAGTTTCGCGAGCGGAGAGCCGCGCATCGTGCAGAAAGTGATCCGCCTGATCGATTCGACCGAAGCGTTGAGCGCGATCGGCTTCCTGCTCTGA
- a CDS encoding LysR family transcriptional regulator, translating into MELRQLRYFIAVAEEMNITRAANRLHMTQPPLSRQIQQIEENVGLPLFERGSRPLRLTEAGRIFYAQAKRLIDEADELGPLTRRLAQLAERVVIGFVPSTLYGALPAVIRAFREAAPHIELSLIEMFTIEQLGALKGGRIDVGFGRLRFDDAQLAREVLVEERMIAALPQDHPLARQKKALTLAALAQETLIVYPSTPRPSYADQQLSAMHDHALEPKAIHEVRELQTALGLVAAQVGVCLVPESVEGLRAHGVVYRPIPSANVASPIIMSRRLQDESPTTTLLCSLARELFKRV; encoded by the coding sequence ATGGAACTTCGCCAACTCCGCTATTTCATCGCGGTCGCGGAAGAAATGAACATCACGCGGGCCGCCAATCGCCTGCACATGACGCAGCCGCCGCTCAGCCGGCAGATCCAGCAGATCGAAGAAAACGTCGGCCTGCCGCTGTTCGAGCGCGGCTCGCGGCCATTGCGGCTGACCGAAGCCGGCCGCATTTTCTATGCGCAGGCAAAGCGCCTGATCGACGAAGCGGACGAGCTCGGCCCCCTCACGCGGCGCCTCGCGCAACTGGCCGAGCGCGTCGTGATCGGCTTCGTGCCGTCGACGCTCTACGGCGCGCTGCCCGCCGTGATCCGTGCGTTTCGTGAAGCCGCGCCGCATATCGAACTCTCGCTGATCGAAATGTTCACGATCGAGCAGCTCGGGGCGCTCAAGGGCGGCCGCATCGACGTGGGCTTCGGCCGCCTGCGCTTCGACGACGCGCAACTCGCGCGCGAAGTCCTCGTCGAAGAACGGATGATTGCCGCGCTGCCGCAAGACCACCCGCTGGCGCGCCAGAAGAAAGCGCTGACACTGGCGGCGCTCGCGCAGGAAACCCTGATCGTCTATCCCAGCACGCCGCGGCCGAGCTATGCCGACCAGCAGCTATCGGCCATGCACGATCATGCGCTGGAGCCGAAGGCAATTCATGAAGTGCGGGAATTACAGACCGCGTTGGGTCTGGTCGCGGCACAAGTGGGCGTGTGTCTGGTGCCGGAAAGCGTGGAGGGTTTGCGCGCGCACGGCGTAGTGTACCGGCCGATTCCGTCAGCCAACGTTGCTTCGCCGATCATCATGAGCCGCCGTTTGCAGGACGAATCGCCGACCACCACCTTGCTCTGTTCGCTCGCACGTGAGCTGTTCAAACGGGTTTAA
- a CDS encoding MFS transporter: protein MPNDTFSPTAGSPPVSAAPATSRTLRRIIVASVLGNALEWYDFFLYGTAAALIFGPLFFPLHGDPLLGTLAAFAGFAIGFLARPLGGIVFGHIGDRHGRKGALVVTLMMMGVATFGIGLLPTFSQIGFLAPTALVCLRVVQGVASGGEWGGGVLLISESAPANRRGYYAAFSQLGVAGGFVLSAAAFYLVQRLPLESFMSWGWRVPFLASVLIFGVGVYIRRRLPESRDFTAAKPKHMPVLTVLRNHPKQVLQAMGLRVAENGGTYIFLSFVLVYGKTIGVPVSVMLGGVMIAMLLELVTIVLWGRLSDLIGRRPVYMIGALGLVVIAFPAFWLIDTHQPMLVFLSLALGLPFCHAAMIGTQPALMGELFPTEVRYSGMALGHEIASVFSGGLAPLVATALYAKVRAPWPVALMLIGFGLITALTLVTIPRNTSATHD, encoded by the coding sequence ATGCCAAACGACACGTTTTCTCCCACAGCCGGATCGCCTCCCGTATCCGCCGCGCCGGCTACCTCGCGGACCTTGCGGCGCATCATCGTCGCCTCCGTCCTCGGCAATGCGCTCGAGTGGTACGATTTTTTTCTGTACGGCACCGCCGCCGCACTGATCTTCGGACCGCTGTTCTTCCCGCTGCACGGCGACCCGCTGCTGGGCACCCTCGCCGCGTTCGCCGGCTTCGCGATCGGCTTTCTGGCGCGGCCGCTGGGCGGCATCGTGTTCGGCCATATCGGCGACCGCCACGGCCGCAAAGGCGCGCTCGTCGTCACGCTGATGATGATGGGCGTGGCGACCTTCGGCATCGGCCTGCTGCCCACGTTCTCGCAGATCGGCTTTCTCGCGCCCACGGCGCTCGTGTGTCTGCGCGTCGTGCAGGGCGTCGCGTCGGGCGGCGAATGGGGCGGCGGCGTACTGCTGATCAGCGAAAGCGCCCCGGCCAACCGGCGCGGCTACTACGCGGCGTTCAGTCAGTTGGGCGTGGCGGGCGGCTTCGTGTTGTCGGCGGCCGCGTTCTATCTTGTGCAGCGCTTGCCGCTCGAAAGCTTCATGTCCTGGGGCTGGCGCGTGCCGTTTCTGGCCAGCGTGCTGATTTTCGGCGTGGGCGTGTACATTCGCCGACGCCTGCCCGAAAGCCGCGATTTCACCGCCGCCAAACCGAAGCACATGCCCGTGCTGACGGTGCTGCGCAATCATCCGAAGCAGGTATTGCAGGCTATGGGGCTGCGTGTCGCCGAAAACGGCGGGACGTATATCTTTCTTTCGTTCGTGCTGGTGTACGGCAAGACGATCGGCGTGCCCGTTTCGGTGATGCTCGGCGGCGTCATGATCGCCATGCTGCTCGAACTCGTCACGATCGTGTTGTGGGGACGTCTGTCGGACCTGATCGGACGGCGGCCGGTGTATATGATCGGCGCGCTCGGGCTGGTGGTGATCGCGTTTCCCGCGTTCTGGCTGATCGACACGCACCAGCCGATGCTCGTGTTCCTTTCGCTCGCGTTGGGCCTGCCCTTCTGTCACGCCGCGATGATCGGTACGCAGCCGGCATTGATGGGCGAATTGTTTCCCACGGAAGTGCGCTACTCGGGCATGGCGCTCGGTCACGAGATTGCCTCGGTATTTTCCGGCGGGCTCGCGCCGCTCGTGGCTACCGCTCTGTATGCGAAAGTGCGTGCGCCGTGGCCGGTCGCGCTGATGCTGATCGGCTTCGGGCTGATTACCGCGCTTACGCTCGTGACCATTCCTCGCAACACCAGCGCTACGCATGATTGA